Proteins encoded in a region of the Quercus lobata isolate SW786 chromosome 8, ValleyOak3.0 Primary Assembly, whole genome shotgun sequence genome:
- the LOC115955585 gene encoding senescence-specific cysteine protease SAG39-like produces the protein MASTKQLNYICLALLFILVACTSQAMPRTLQDEMYEKHEQWMANYGRIYKDIIEKEKHYKIFKENVAYIESFNNAANKPYKLSVNQFADLTNEDFKASRNRFKGHECSTKTTSFKYENVTAVPSTLDWRKKGAVTPIKDQGQCGQYQTLLGNNTNQMFSYSLFFFFLYFFFFQTTGCCWAFSAVAATEGITQLTTGKLISLSEQELVDCDTSGVDQGCEGGLMDNAFQFIQDNHGLTTEASYPYTGVDGTCNTNQEAKHAATINGHEDVPANNENALLNAVASQPVSVAIDAGGSDFQFYSSGVFTGACGTSLDHGVTAVGYGVTNDGSKYWLVKNSWGTQWVEEGYVRMQRNVAAKEGLRGIAMQAPYPTA, from the coding sequence ATGGCTTCCACAAAACAACTAAACTACATATGTTTGGCTTTGCTTTTCATCTTGGTAGCTTGCACTTCTCAAGCCATGCCTCGCACTCTCCAAGATGAGATGTATGAGAAGCACGAGCAATGGATGGCTAATTATGGACGTATATATAAGGACATTATTGAGAAGGAGAAACATTACAAGATATTCAAGGAAAATGTAGCATACATAGAATCTTTCAACAATGCTGCAAACAAACCTTACAAGCTAAGTGTTAACCAATTTGCAGATCTCACAAATGAGGATTTCAAAGCCTCACGAAATAGATTCAAGGGACATGAATGCTCCACAAAGACAACATCTTTCAAATATGAAAATGTCACTGCCGTGCCTTCCACTTTAGACTGGAGAAAGAAAGGAGCCGTGACACCGATCAAGGACCAAGGACAATGTGGTCAGTATCAAACTCTTTTAGGGAACAATACTAACCAAATGTTTTcttactctcttttcttcttttttctttatttttttttttttcaaacaacaGGTTGTTGCTGGGCATTTTCAGCAGTAGCTGCAACGGAAGGAATTACTCAGCTAACAACTGGAAAATTAATCTCTTTATCCGAGCAAGAGTTGGTTGACTGTGACACCAGTGGCGTAGATCAAGGCTGTGAAGGGGGGTTGATGGACAACGCCTTCCAATTCATCCAAGACAATCACGGCCTCACAACTGAAGCCAGCTACCCCTACACGGGTGTTGATGGAACCTGCAACACTAACCAAGAAGCAAAACACGCCGCCACAATTAATGGGCATGAAGATGTGCCTGCTAACAATGAAAACGCCCTTCTGAATGCTGTTGCTAGCCAGCCGGTTTCTGTTGCCATTGATGCTGGGGGGTCGGATTTCCAATTCTATTCAAGTGGTGTCTTTACCGGAGCCTGTGGCACTAGCCTAGACCATGGTGTTACTGCTGTTGGGTATGGGGTAACTAATGATGGGTCTAAGTATTGGCTGGTGAAGAATTCATGGGGTACACAATGGGTTGAAGAGGGGTACGTACGGATGCAAAGAAATGTTGCTGCAAAGGAAGGCCTCCGTGGCATTGCAATGCAAGCCCCTTACCCCACTGCATGA
- the LOC115956884 gene encoding uncharacterized protein LOC115956884 yields the protein MDSVANYGKGLKLPTYDETRVTFLKKEVENMHFTLDKYKNEWKKTGCTLISDGWTDNRERSITNFLVNSPKGTVFLKSIDTSDISKNVENLFQLLDSLVQEIGEENVVQLVTDSALAYVSTGEKLMEKRHKIFWNPCAAHLKVLRLVDGDAKLAMGYIYEAMDRAKEQIRKIFNDVQRRYRPILRIIETRWKLQLHKPLHAAAYFLNPKFHYDLNFVANEEVRVGLYEVIERMCPTTLERCRIDLQLEKFDKAEGLFGKEMTILTRTKKQPALWWESYGVHCKELQNLAIHVLSLTCSVTGCKRNWSTFDHVHTKKRNRLEQQRMNALVFVNYNINLELRQIKREENGDSYDPICLSDLESDDEWITEKEEPCLPEDTSWMDIHECFEVNEEGCSRKRRRGSRNLNAKKKSKEKVIEVEEPEEIVDVGDDEEDVQEDANDEMILQDDEDDNFIDLDYGDDFDDFD from the exons atggaTTCAGTTGCTAATTATGGCAAGGGATTGAAACTCCCTACTTATGACGAAACAAGGGTGACTTTCTTGAAAAAAGAGGTAGAAAATATGCACTTCACATTGGATAAGTATAAAAATGAGTGGAAAAAAACAGGTTGCACTTTAATATCAGATGGATGGACGGATAATAGAGAGAGGTCTATCACAAACTTCCTTGTCAATAGTCCAAAGGGAACAGTTTTTCTTAAATCTATTGACACCTCTGATATTTCCAAGAATgttgaaaatttatttcaacTGCTTGATTCTTTGGTGCAAGAAATTGGAGAGGAGAATGTGGTACAACTAGTGACAGATAGTGCTTTGGCTTATGTTTCAACTGGtgaaaaattaatggaaaaaagaCATAAGATCTTTTGGAATCCTTGTGCTGCTCACT TAAAAGTTTTAAGGCTTGTAGATGGTGATGCAAAACTAGCAATGGGCTACATATATGAAGCTATGGATAGAGCAAAAGAGCAAATCCggaaaatttttaatgatgtgCAAAGGAGATATAGACCTATATTGAGAATTATTGAAACTAGATGGAAGCTTCAGCTTCATAAGCCTTTACATGCAGCAGCTTATTTTCTCAATCCTAA ATTTCATTATGATCTCAACTTTGTTGCAAATGAAGAAGTGAGAGTTGGACTTTATGAAGTGATTGAAAGGATGTGTCCTACAACTTTGGAGAGGTGTAGGATTGATCTACAATTAGAGAAATTTGATAAAGCTGAGGGTTTGTTTGGAAAAGAAATGACTATACTTACAAGAACAAAGAAGCAGCCAG CATTGTGGTGGGAAAGTTATGGAGTACATTGCAAAGAGCTTCAAAACTTAGCTATACATGTCTTAAGCCTAACTTGTAGTGTAACGGGATGTAAAAGAAATTGGAGTACTTTTGATCATGTacacactaaaaaaagaaatcgTCTTGAGCAACAAAGAATGAATGCTTTGGTGTTTGTAAACTATAATATTAATTTGGAGTTGAGACaaataaagagagaagagaatggTGACTCATATGATCCGATTTGTCTATCGGATTTGGAATCTGATGATGAATGGATTACCGAAAAGGAAGAACCTTGCTTGCCAGAAGATACTTCATGGATGGACATTCATGAATGCTTTGAAGTTAATGAGGAAGGATGTAGTAGAAAAAGAAGGAGag GTTCAAGAAATTTGAAtgccaaaaagaaaagtaaagaaaaagttattgaaGTTGAAGAACCAGAAGAGATAGTGGATGTTggagatgatgaagaagatgtaCAAGAAGATGCCAATGATGAAATGATTTTgcaagatgatgaagatgataacTTCATTGACTTGGACTATGGAgatgattttgatgattttgattag
- the LOC115955584 gene encoding ketol-acid reductoisomerase, chloroplastic codes for MSAATSSFAPAAAISAPSSSISKTLSPVSKPFCLGFATSFSKGLKALRATSGVTGSTGSSLGAKMVSVPAIKAPTLLDFDTKVFNKEKVNLAGHDEYIVRGGRDLFPLLPEAFKGIKQIGVIGWGSQGPAQAQNLRDSLVEAKSDIVVKIGLRKGSRSFAEARAAGFTEESGTLGDIYETVSGSDLVLLLISDSAQADNYPKIFSHMKPNSILGLSHGFLLGHLQSEGLDFPKNISVIAVCPKGMGPSVRRLYVQGKEINGAGINSSFAVHQDVDGRATDVALGWSVALGSPFTFATTLEQEYKSDIFGERGILLGAVHGIVESLFRRYTENGMSEDLAYKNTVECITGIISKTISTKGMLAVYNSLSEEDKRVFETAYSASYYPCMDILYECYEDVASGSEIRSVVLAGRRFYEKDGLPAFPMGKIDQTRMWKVGERVRLARPAGDLGPLYPFTAGVYVALMMAQIEILRKKGHSYSEIINESVIESVDSLNPFMHARGVSFMVDNCSTTARLGSRKWAPRFDYILTQQALVAVDSGVPINQDLISNFLSDPVHGAIGVCAQLRPTVDISVPADADFVRPELRASGN; via the exons ATGTCGGCGGCTACCTCATCGTTCGCCCCAGCAGCAGCTATATCAGCCCCTTCATCGTCGATCTCCAAGACCCTAAGCCCCGTTTCCAAGCCCTTCTGTCTAGGCTTCGCCACCTCCTTTTCTAAGGGCCTCAAAGCTCTCAGAGCCACCTCTGGTGTTACCGGCTCCACTGGGTCCTCTCTCGGCGCTAAAATGGTGTCTGTTCCAGCCATCAAGGCCCCCACTTTGCTTGATTTCGACACTAAGGTGTTCAACAAGGAGAAAGTTAACCTTGCTGGCCATGACGag TATATtgtgagaggaggaagagaTTTGTTCCCTTTGTTGCCTGAAGCGTTCAAGGGAATTAAGCAGATTGGTGTTATTGGCTGGGGTTCACAG GGACCTGCTCAAGCTCAGAATTTAAGGGATTCTCTTGTTGAAGCAAAATCTGATATTGTTGTCAAG ATTGGACTCAGAAAGGGCTCCCGTTCTTTTGCTGAAGCTCGCGCAGCTGGTTTTACTGAAGAAAGTGGCACTCTAGGCGATATTTATGAAACTGTCTCCGGCAGTGATCTTGTGTTGCTACTAATTTCTGATTCTGCACAG GCTGACAATTATCCGAAAATATTCTCCCACATGAAACCAAACAGCATACTTGGGCTTTCCCATGGGTTTCTTCTTGGCCATTTGCAATCAGAAGGACTTGACTTCCCCAAAAACATCAGTGTGATTGCTGTCTGTCCAAAGGGAATGGGTCCTTCTGTAAGGAGACTTTATGTCCAAGGCAAAGAAATAAATGGTGCAGGGATTAATTCCAGTTTTGCAGTCCACCAG GATGTTGATGGTAGAGCCACAGATGTTGCCCTTGGATGGTCAGTTGCTCTTGGTTCTCCTTTCACATTTGCCACTACTCTAGAGCAGGAATATAAAAGTGACATCTTTGGGGAGCGTG GCATTTTACTTGGTGCTGTCCATGGAATCGTGGAGTCCTTGTTTAGAAGGTACACGGAAAATGGAATGAGTGAAGATCTGGCTTACAAGAACACTGTTGAGTGCATCACAGGGATAATATCAAAGACCATCTCGACCAAG GGCATGTTGGCTGTATACAATTCCTTGTCTGAAGAGGACAAAAGGGTATTTGAGACTGCATATAGTGCTTCATATTACCCTTGTATGGACATCTTGTATGAATGCTATGAAGATGTGGCCAGCGGTAGTGAGATCCGGAGTGTTGTCTTGGCTGGGCGTCGCTTTTAT GAAAAGGATGGTCTACCAGCTTTCCCAATGGGTAAAATTGATCAGACCCGGATGTGGAAAGTTGGTGAACGTGTCCGATTAGCACGGCCTGCAGGAGACCTAGGTCCATTATATCCTTTCACTGCTGGTGTTTATGTGGCATTAATGATGGCCCAG ATTGAGATATTGAGGAAGAAAGGTCACTCGTACTCCGAGATCATTAATGAAAGTGTGATTGAGTCAGTTGATTCCTTGAATCCCTTTATGCATGCTCGTGGAGTTTCCTTCATGGTTGATAATTGTTCAACAACAGCACGGTTGGGATCTAGGAAATGGGCTCCACGTTTTGATTACATCCTTACTCAGCAGGCCTTGGTTGCAGTGGACAGTGGTGTACCCATAAACCAGGATCTAATTAGCAACTTCCTGTCGGATCCAGTGCATGGAGCCATTGGAGTATGCGCCCAACTGAGACCTACCGTTGACATTTCAGTGCCTGCAGATGCAGACTTTGTGCGACCCGAGTTACGTGCATCTGGCAATTAA